Below is a genomic region from Anguilla anguilla isolate fAngAng1 chromosome 18, fAngAng1.pri, whole genome shotgun sequence.
CTGAAATGCAATGCGGATTTGGTGCGGTACTACTGCACCCCAGGATGTTGTTAATAACGTCTGTAGATCAGATTGATAAGATTGTGGCTCAGACCGAGGATGATATAAAGATCTCTGCTGGCTACTAGCTTTTGTCGTGACTCCGGGGCTAAATTAAGTGGATGATATACTGTGAATAATCTGATATCAGAAGATTCTTGTCACTTTGAGTACCTCGGAAGGGAGGTAAATCTTTGTTGAGTGCGTACCTGCTCTGGTTCTCTGTGCCAGACTGAAATTCTTACCGTGGGCAGATCAGCTGTAGGTGCAGCACTCGCATTTcaatttgtttgcatttaaagTTTTCCGGcacaaaaataattcataacGATTTGACTTTTGATGTtgcaagtttaaaaaacaataaatgcagtgtattttcaGAAAGCAAAGCATAGATCGTAACTTGGTTATggatgtgcgtgcgtgcatgtgtgtgtttgcatgtagcCATGCAGACCTTATCACAGCtttctttacacacacacacacacactctcactctcaatctcgcacacacactcacaatctctctctctctctctctctctctctcacacacacacacacgcacacacacccccagggTACTCTCTGTTCTTAAGCCAACCATTAAAGATATGCTTCCATCGTGAACTTGGGCTAAATCACAAAGGCTGTCCCAGCCGGTGAGTTTTCCTGTCCGAGatgatgggtgggtggggggtggctggggaCTCACAAATCCACAGGACATTTAGGGTTATGGgatgttttaataaattaatcttGCACAACAGCAAAGCTGTCATAGACACACTCTTCTCCAAATCCAATTACGAATTCAATGGAGACaggaatgagtgtgtgttatGAATGTATAAGTAATGTCAGCATTGAATTCGTTGTGCTAATACTGTTAATATTTTGGAGCTCAACAAATGACAGGGTCGACACCCTTAGAAGATGCAGCACATTCACCACAGCATGTCGTTTACTCAATAATAAGACAAATGAATTGTGGAGGTAAATATTATGAGCAAAAAATAGCAGGTCATGGCTCTctcagtatatttaaaaaataatttgcttatgcatgactgtgtgtgaaaAGCTCGCATAAGCAAAATGCCCATCTCCAGGTATATATtccgtgtttgtgttttggttgGTCAAGAGGTATCCGCAGTTTGTGGTGAATTTTCTTGTTAGTTTTCATTGCTGTGCCAGTCTAGTGTTTGAGTTAGTAATGCAATATATTCTGCAcagtattatattttttcaaaaataaaattaaggatATTGTGTATATAGTCACAGCTAAAGGGTGTTGTTAGGCACGACGCGAAGACACAGAAGGTTAAATACATGGAATCGTttgttcataaaaaatacaatagcaTTCTTTAGCCAAGCAATATAGTTCTGTAACATTACTGTGTGGATGATgagcaacacaaaaacaaaatggaaatatagACGCAAGTGAACTAGCATTCACTGCCTAACCGTGCATTTTAGTGGGACAGTGATTGGAGTAGCTATGTTGCTAATTTTGTGAAGCTATGTTAGATGTTTGGACTGCTTTCTGCGTAGTTAACTGAAGcttattgaaaacattttaacatgagTCCTGGACGCGGAGCCTAACATTATCTGTTGTGTGGTGATTTAAATTAGAGGGCATTTTGGAAGTAGCCTGTGTTTTGATATCACCCACAGACTAATTAATGATCTCATCTTCTGTTGCCCTTAATATTAGGTGAAATATCATGGGTGCTTATACAATGGGGCTGCTCCAGTGCCCCAGCAGCACCCCACCTTCTTTTTACTATTATTCATGTTATTACCACCTTTAATGTTAATTCCTCTGCATTAATAAGAACTGACGTAAAAAAGTGAGGCAACCGGAAATTTCTGTATTATGGTTCTTTCACTCAGAACCAATCCTTTTGTCAATCTAAGCACAGCCGACCATCCAGCAGGGGAATGCTAGTATTTCTGTGGGAGTGAACGGTGGGGAATTGACATGTACATTCTAATAACCTGAAAGGCTTGTAATTCAATGGACTGCACAGTTATCTGGGGACGATGAAGCAAGTAATTAATTTAGTAGAAATGCAACGACTCTGAGACGTCTCAAGTCCTCCATCTCTGCTGAATTCACCACCGGATTCAACTGATCTCGTACCATAATGAATTAATAACATACAGTCCCTGGAGACTGTGAGCTTCATGTTCGGGGTGCAAGTCCTTAAAGACAGGATCCCAAACGgaatataaaacattacagaatTCATTAGTTGCATTTTATGTTCAGAATTATGGAAAAGACTCAGTAGCATAACTCAGTAGCATAAGGCAGTTGTTCCACAATGAGAAGCCTTTACAAAAAGatatatttctaaataaaaagaCAGCAATGCATTTAATCGTACTCCCAATGATTTTTTCCTAAAAATGGACACAGTGACGATGATTTACAATTGAATAATATTGTGTGCTGtaaaaaacattgtttacattttattacatttataattaaataatcattGGATAATTATACAGTTTCTGTGTTACATATCATGACAGTCATCCATGCCAGAAAACTAGATGCTCATTCCAGTAGCTTATTTTATCCGAACTTGTTATCCAAAcctttccttgtgtcctttcctaGTATCGAAGACCAAAATGTATTCAGGTCTGGGGTCAAGCATTGTCAGTGTGTTGTCtacatgttgtttttgtgttctcaTCACGTGATTCCAGACAtcaatttcatgcattttttgactcatttggccttccatactagtAAAGgagacaaggaaaggaagcgaggatggataaaataaggctaatttgcctaatcttcgcggggctttagaccgcggtggaaacgcagacaacagtgggctgaaggaaccttttagctctttgaaaagtagttcctgggactaaaagttccgggtacttttggtggaaacgcggcttaagagaCTGGAATGAATTCTTAGTCATCTGTAACAACAGTTTCCTTCCTGTGACAGTAACTCGCCGTTTCCTCACTTTCAGGAACCATGGTGAGCAGGGAGGCTGGCAAATGCACGCTCACCAACTCGGAGTCCGACTCAGAAGCGGCGCCCTCTCTGGCCCTGGAGGAGAAGTACAGCCTGGACCCCAGCAGGCAGGTGCGCAAGCGGAACAAGGCCCTGCAGGTGCGCTTCAAGGACATCTGCGAGGCGCAGAACGAGCAGCGGGAGGCCGCCAAGCAGGCGGGCGGGAAGGGCGCCAGGCCCGTGTCCTACAAAATGGCGTACCGCAAGTACATGACCGTGCCCGCTCGCCGCTCCATCCCCAACGTCACGCGGAGCACGGGCGTGCAGACGTCCCCGGACCTTAAAACGCGCTACCAGACCTTCCCCTTCGAGCGCAAGAAGGGACACACCTTCAAGCACTCCGCCGCGGTGGAGAGCTTCCAGGGTCAGGACAACGGCTTCCCGACGGACGCGGCGGGGCCGAAGGACGCCGAGAGCCTGGGGGGCTCCGCCCGGTGCGTGGCCAAGGTCAGCCACCAGACGCGGGCGCTCTTCCACGCCATGGACTGCGCCGACGCGGCCGAGGACCTCCCCGCCACCAACTGCGCGGACGGGGCCGCGTGCCCGGAGTCCTCGCTGGTCAGCTGCTCCGAGGACTCCCGCCGCTTCCCCAGCACCTCGGACTCCAGCGCCGACGCCGACTTCCTGGCGTACGGCGACGGGCCCGAAGGCCGCAGGGGCCCGCTCCGGGCGGAAGGGGGCCCGGACCCCTCGACCGGACGCCAGCTCCGGACCTTCAGGGAGGCCTCGTCCAGGTCTTTGGAGGACGCGGGTTCGAAGGTGACGGAGCCCTTGGCCTGGAACTCGCTGACGCAGGTGGAGTGCCTGGACAGCCCGACGCTGCGCAGCCGGCGCAGGCAGGCCCTGGAGCTGAACGGCCTGCAGCTGCAGTCGCAGGCCCTGCTGCACGCCGGCTGCTCCGCCCAGCCACAGTGCCACCCCCGGCCTCTGGGGGCACCAGAGGACGCCGGGGCGTGTCCCGGGGGCGCGGCCGTGGCGGCCGCGGGCCAGGCCTGCAAGCAGATAGTGGCCGTCGCTCAGGACGGGGACCTCAAAGTGCAGCTTCAGGCGATGGAGAACCTGATCAGCTCCAGTCAGGAGACCATCAAGGTCCTGCTGGGAGTCAttcaggagctggagaagggaGAGGCTCACAGAGAAGGGTAGGAGTCCTGTCATATCAATCAATACGCATGCTTTATTGTTCTCATGGTAAAATACTATGCAAACCTTAATAAGTGCTTtatcaataaatgtattattattattattattattattataacagtcTGTTATATCCTTACGCTCAGCATAATTGGTTCCAGAGCAAGCCTGGTTCACAAAAATTTATTCTGGAAAGTAAGGGAAGAATGTTTCTGACATAAAAGTGTTGAATGAAAGATTCATgccttcccccctctccactGTGCCGGTGGCATCGCGGGTCTCTAACGCGGAGCAGCGCTCGCGACGGTCCATTTAAACCGGAAAATATTCACCGTCCTTTTTCTGAGACACTAATCCGGCGGCGCTTTAAAAGGCGGCGGTTCCCCCGGTCCGGTACGGGGCGGTCCGCGTTTTGCGTGGAACGATATGAAAGCGGGGATAGTGCCTTTTAATAGCGGGTTGCTAAGCTGCGAGAGAGAAGCggtgcgggggggagggggggggttaggggggggttaggggggggtaGCCGGCGCATTGCACCCCGTCCGTCACTTGGTGTTTCGCTTCGCGTGCGATTGGACGCATTAACGCCGCCCGTATCGCTTCTCGTGCTCAGCGTGCGCTCAAAGCCAAAAAGGAGGCTTCAGCCACTTTCTTTTTGATGCTTCCCTTCTAAAGTCTACAGACATAAAAAAGAATCATGCCTCTCAACATTAAAGCTAAAATTTTTACATCAAGTGACGCTTAAGATTTATTTCACTGTTCACTTATTGCACAATGTAATGGCAAAGATTAGTttaaatctctctccctctctctctctatatacatatatatatatatatatatatatatttttttttttcagtgagctctataatgtttggaacaaagacatacTTGTTTTGATATGGGTCTGTattccacagttttagatttagattttctcttcagcatatgaaatgcatattaaattggattcagatcgggtgactgacttggccagtaaAGAATTTTTCAGTTCTTTGGTTTTGGGAAAACTcgtgctttagcagtatgtttgggatcatctTGCTGTGGGATGAGGCGCCTTACAAAGAGTTTGGAGGTATTTGCTTGAACTtaaattcattctgctgctacCATCAGCAGTTGTATCATCGATGAAGAGAAGTGAGTCAGTACCTGTAGCAGCCAGACATGCCCagaccataacacccccaccaccgtgtttcacagatgagggggagTGCTTTTGGTCTCAGACAGGTCCTTTTTGCCTCCACACATTGCTTTTTCCATCACtgtgatacaagtgaatcttggtcttgtctgtccacaagacctttttccagaacactgcaggctcttttaggttcTTCTTAGTAAACTGTAAACTagccattctgtttttgtggctaaatagtggtttgcatcttgcagtgtatcCTCTGTAGTTATGGTAGTGAGGTCTTTGGTGGACAGTAGTTACTGTCACATCCACACGTGCCTCCTGAAAAATCTTTCTGATCTGTCAGTCAGGTGCTTGGGGAATTTCTGTAATTATAGTGAAAATTCTTTGgccatcaactgtagaggtcttttttaaaattttttattatttaaaaaaaaatcatttctcaCCCTTATATTggctgagatgctggaaccaccacatctGGTACCAACAATCATATCACGATCAAAGTCACTTAGGTCATACATCTTGACGATTGTAATGTTTGGTTgaacaaaaaactaaacttgtttaccatgtgtgcatgcttgttgagttgcagccacatgattcactgtttggGGAACAGGCTACTTGCGTTATGAGCAGGTGTACGTAATTAAGTGGTGTGTTACATCACAATTTACTATGTTCTGACTATGAGAAATgatgatttatattttatcgTGGAAATCTTATGATCTCCACATAACAAAAGTTAGCCGTGATCTCAAGATAGCAGGAccaatataaacaaataaataaattgcatggCCTCTATGGAGATCTGTCAACTTTAACAGgtgacaataaataaagtgtacTGTACCCAGATGACTGACTTACTTTGACTTATATGACATGAGCTTGTCAGACAAGCGAGGattgaataaaaacatgaattctgAATACAAGTGGTATTGGGTGCTTGAACTGCTCACTTAACCtccatataaaatatattttacattatttaatttaataattattactgaaaatgacaatcatcaattaaatcaccaaattcattCATAGGTTAGTCTACAGTAGCCTGGTGGAATCAACTGACAAGCCAAAACAAACTATGAAGTTGTGAGcctaaatgatttaatttaataaggAGTCAATTAAAATTGTGAATTGAAATAATACAATCTTTATTGAATGTACGCTCATTACCTTTAAGACATTGAACAAGTAGGATATttaatacagtataatacatAAAGAGTGAAACCTGATTCGCCGGACCATGCCAAAGTACAGTATTATCCTTTCCCAGCCAAAATAACcattaccaaaataaaaagaagaaaactctCCTCCAGGGCTTCAAAACCAACTGCAGCACAAAACATCTTCCTGTGgccttaaataccttacccagcatggcttgagcaTGTTTGCCCCGATTGGGTGATGCCGAGCGAAGGAGCGGAGGGGGTTGTGGGTTGGAGGGTCAGGttcatttatgacaaggactggcctatctaaaagctgacagtgtacaaattaattaaagtgACCTTATGTTGTTGAAAGTTTGGCTAATCTTTTGATATTGCTATCAAAAGATTCATGTATTTAGTCCCTTTCTAACAAGGCCGTACATTCTATGTGTTAGGATCTATTGAATACCTATAAAAAGCATGGCAGTTTAGTTCTGCTTATAATCACAGAGGTGAAAATTGTAGACAAATAATTGTTGAAACCAGCCATCTGTACTTTCCACCTTCAGTGGAAATTtttttccatgtaacaaaaccaCTTGCATCGTGTGGGTTTTTGCTTTAAACTGGAACCTCTCTGAAAAATGCAGATTTCTGGTAGCAGACCTCAGTTATCTATATTGACATCCATATTGTCAGAcagtgatttcaattaaatgtctcAGATTGCATTGGACTTAAGAACAAAAGGGACCAGATCTTTATGCGTCCTGTAGCTAGGCTGGGACTCTGGCCCCATAGATAGCTTTGTCTTCTGGTTTTGTCTTTTCCGAGACAAACTCtgcaggaggtgagacccatggATCCCCTGCCTAGATTAGAGTATCAACATGACTTTAAATCACCcaaatcacatttgctttaatGTTTATGGAGGGCAGGGCTTGGCAGcattcttagaaacaatataatattctATCCAGTTTACTATTTCTCTCTCTAAGGCTATTATCTAAACTCTAGATATCTGACAGGCTTTTTCTTATGTTCGGCAGCACTGTATTTGTGCTGGAAAAGACAAATGTACCATGAGTAATTGAGTAAACATTAGTACACGTTTAAGACATAAGTTGATTGAATTTTGGACACCGTGTACATCTTGATTATATTATATAACCATCAAAGTCACAGGCTTGTGGTTGTGTTTTCAGCTATAACAGGTGTACTGTAGTTTTACATGAGTCGCCTGCAGCGTAGTTCTTTTCCAGTTGTTAACAcacaattatgaaaatatttagtCTGTCCTTAGTTCTTAAGTTCCCCTGTGAAGAACATTATCAGTGAAACACTAACAGCACAAGAGCCAGTGTGTACCTGCGTAGATGAAGTGGAACAAACTCTACTCATTTTAAGCACCTTCAGTTTCACTGAGCAGAAGATATATGTCCTGAGCTTTTCTGGCAAAATCTCTGAGATTGGGTGGGGTTATATTTCACAACATGGCGCACAAACCATGCTATTTGCTATTCCCTCCTAGCCGGCCGCACCTCGCGGAGCAGTTAGCGTGTTCGTTGGTTTATGAATATCCACAGGCGGCTAGCTGTTGGAAAGCCGAGTCGTTTGCCGGATGAACACTAATGTTGGGAGAGCTGCTCAGCAGCAACCCTTGTAAGGCACAGTCATTTCATCTGTCATTGACCCAGCCAAACACTTTATCAGTGCCTCATTTTCAAACACTATTTCCAGATTGCATACTGTTAGTCTAAAGCTACAAAATGGACGCTTATAGCGAGGCAACAGTGCGGGAATAGCAAGCATCGATTCAGAGAAATACTTAACAAGCAATTGCATTACCCCATGATGTGTTGCCCTGAAATGGACTGGCAACCTCCTGCCCTctttgcccaatgcatgctgggataggcttcaaaccaccccccccccccaccccacctccagcgaccctgaccaggaataagcggatTAGATGATGGCTGGATGGATGAATGATCTGTGTAAAGTGATGCTTGATAACACTTATTGATgctttgcatttgaataataTGTCATAAGAACCTCGATTCGATTcgatattaacatttttaagccaatttgtgtgcgtgtgtgcatgtgtgtgtgtttgtgtgtgtgtgtgcatgagtgtgtgtgtgtttattcaaaattgtgtgtatgtgtgtgtgtgtgtatgtgcatcatcatttgaatttgtgtgtatgtgtgtgtttatttggatttgtgtgtgtatgtgtgcatgcatgtgtgtatttgtatttgtgtgggtgtgtgtgtttatttggatttgtgtgtgtatgtgtgcatgcatgtgtgtgtgtgtgtatttgtatttgtgtgtgtgtgtgtgtgtttatttggatttgtgtgtgtttgtgtgtcagtgtttatttggatttgtgtgtgtttgtgtgtcagtgtgtgtgcatatgtgtgtgtgtgtttatttagatttgtgtgtgtgtgtgtgtttatttggatttgtgtgtgtgcatgtttgtgtgcgtgtgttttgaaCTGAATGCCATTTCCTCCTCTGTCATGTAGCATCATCTTAAACAGGATAGCTTCTGCATGTTCTCGGCATGCCATTATACTGCCACTCTGCCGTGACCAGTGCAGTGTTGTCATGTGAGTGTTTGACTGACACTAAACCCGCTGGAGGGTAGGTCTGAAAGCTACCCACTCAGTGCTGATGTCACTTCTGTTACATGTAACTGACTCCCTAAGCCACTGTACTGCCTCTGACAACATTCGGATATGTTCTGTAAGAGCTCTTTTGgccttacatttaaaatgttgaaaaatgtcAACTGTATTCAGTGTCTTTCATATAAATTGAGTTTAATGGAATGTGGGTGAAGACTCTTTGATAGCATTtgacaagaaaatgtaaaatctgttCAGATTGTAAGCCTTCGTTGAGCAGACTTCTGCAAT
It encodes:
- the LOC118217668 gene encoding inhibitory synaptic factor 2A-like gives rise to the protein MVSREAGKCTLTNSESDSEAAPSLALEEKYSLDPSRQVRKRNKALQVRFKDICEAQNEQREAAKQAGGKGARPVSYKMAYRKYMTVPARRSIPNVTRSTGVQTSPDLKTRYQTFPFERKKGHTFKHSAAVESFQGQDNGFPTDAAGPKDAESLGGSARCVAKVSHQTRALFHAMDCADAAEDLPATNCADGAACPESSLVSCSEDSRRFPSTSDSSADADFLAYGDGPEGRRGPLRAEGGPDPSTGRQLRTFREASSRSLEDAGSKVTEPLAWNSLTQVECLDSPTLRSRRRQALELNGLQLQSQALLHAGCSAQPQCHPRPLGAPEDAGACPGGAAVAAAGQACKQIVAVAQDGDLKVQLQAMENLISSSQETIKVLLGVIQELEKGEAHREGLSYRTGQDTDNCDTCRNSACIIYSVELDFKQQEDKLQPLMKRLCPTDDLPFPSLPYPQEAFTSTPKRKSKTESKKHARWKLWFL